A DNA window from Pseudarthrobacter sp. W1I19 contains the following coding sequences:
- a CDS encoding CdaR family transcriptional regulator, with protein MQQQGVEQLVELVAQKLGRGLSLEDLDGVLLAYSSNQSHADRVRVNFLLSKKVPADVSAWQLSHGIATAVRPVAVPANPHLGMLGRVCVPLMVRGFRVGYLWVQQDSVEENPTAILTQLPAVTSELETLSALLLDSNTAESEFRRGREREFLAACAGETNAVAAVAGWKEVQGRGPWQMVTVLDADGWAEGPDPIAATLIHRSAALQATVGVDAALFSAGAETHSVVLFRESSGRANHAQVLVHYQLELAKRSGRPVQRIILGISEGFTRPRELAEAYRQSKLAAQAAAVDPQLGELVDCRSTGVYQLLASAGGGAGAWVDPGSVYFRMLEDHDRNGELIPVLELLYDNDGSVQDVAAKLHLHRSSIYNRLGRIRQLLGVDPLKGMPRLELHAALKMRRWAARPRI; from the coding sequence ATGCAGCAACAGGGTGTGGAGCAACTGGTGGAGCTGGTGGCACAGAAGCTGGGCCGCGGCCTTTCCCTGGAGGATCTGGACGGTGTGCTCCTCGCGTACAGCTCCAACCAATCCCATGCAGACCGCGTCCGTGTGAACTTCCTGCTCAGCAAAAAAGTGCCGGCGGATGTCAGCGCCTGGCAGCTTTCGCACGGTATCGCCACCGCCGTCCGGCCGGTGGCGGTTCCTGCCAATCCGCACCTGGGCATGCTGGGCCGGGTCTGCGTCCCGCTGATGGTCCGCGGCTTCCGCGTGGGTTACCTGTGGGTGCAGCAGGACTCGGTGGAGGAAAATCCGACGGCGATTCTCACCCAGCTGCCGGCTGTCACCAGCGAACTCGAAACGCTCTCAGCACTGTTGCTGGATTCCAACACTGCTGAATCCGAATTCCGGCGCGGGCGTGAACGGGAATTCCTGGCCGCCTGTGCGGGGGAAACCAACGCCGTGGCGGCGGTGGCAGGCTGGAAGGAAGTCCAAGGCCGCGGGCCGTGGCAAATGGTGACGGTGCTGGACGCCGATGGCTGGGCCGAAGGGCCGGATCCCATTGCCGCCACCCTGATCCACCGCTCCGCCGCGCTGCAGGCGACGGTGGGTGTGGACGCCGCCCTCTTCAGTGCCGGAGCTGAAACGCACTCCGTGGTGCTGTTCCGCGAGTCGTCAGGCAGGGCGAACCATGCGCAGGTCCTGGTGCATTATCAGCTGGAGCTGGCCAAGCGCTCAGGCCGCCCCGTGCAACGGATCATCCTGGGCATCAGCGAAGGATTTACCAGGCCGCGGGAACTGGCCGAGGCCTACCGGCAATCCAAGCTGGCTGCTCAGGCCGCCGCAGTGGATCCGCAGCTCGGGGAGCTCGTGGACTGCCGGTCCACCGGCGTCTACCAGCTCCTGGCTTCCGCCGGGGGAGGGGCAGGCGCCTGGGTTGACCCTGGATCGGTCTACTTCCGGATGCTCGAGGACCACGACCGCAACGGCGAACTTATCCCCGTCCTGGAACTCCTCTACGACAACGACGGTTCCGTCCAGGACGTGGCCGCAAAACTCCATCTGCACCGGAGCAGCATCTACAACCGGCTGGGCCGGATCCGGCAACTGCTGGGCGTGGATCCGCTCAAGGGGATGCCTCGGCTGGAACTCCACGCTGCGCTCAAGATGCGTCGCTGGGCGGCGCGTCCCCGGATCTAA
- a CDS encoding helix-turn-helix domain-containing protein — protein sequence MALIAPRMAAALPPEEARKLERALAGSEDITVFVDGTVHRLPPLARDAVVDLLQRFSRGEAVTVSSVEDMLTTSKAAELAGISHTYLRNMTDRGEIPVEYRGSHRRIPRTAIMAWLEEQKKDRHKAAGEQGTEADAGTQL from the coding sequence ATGGCACTGATTGCTCCCAGGATGGCCGCCGCGCTCCCGCCCGAGGAGGCCCGGAAGTTGGAACGGGCCCTCGCCGGCAGCGAGGACATCACCGTTTTTGTGGACGGCACTGTCCACCGCCTTCCGCCCTTGGCGAGGGACGCCGTCGTCGACCTCCTGCAGCGGTTCAGCCGCGGCGAGGCCGTGACGGTGAGCAGTGTGGAGGACATGCTGACCACCTCCAAGGCAGCGGAGCTGGCCGGCATCTCCCACACCTACCTTCGCAACATGACCGACCGCGGCGAGATCCCCGTAGAGTACCGCGGCAGCCACCGGCGCATTCCGCGGACCGCCATCATGGCGTGGCTCGAGGAGCAGAAGAAGGACCGGCACAAGGCTGCTGGAGAGCAAGGGACTGAAGCCGACGCCGGAACCCAGCTTTAG
- the ald gene encoding alanine dehydrogenase, with amino-acid sequence MIIGVPKEIKNNEFRVAITAAGVHEFGTHGHTVLVERGAGLGSGITDEEYAIAGAEIVNEADDVWARADMVMKVKEPIKAEYHRFRKGLILFTYLHLAAEPELTRELINSGVTAIAYETVQEGRTLPLLAPMSEVAGRLSVQVGAASLMAPAGGKGVLLGGVPGVRPAKVVVLGAGVAGTNAAAMALGLGADVTILDININRLRELDAQYQGRLKTVASNKYEIEKSVVDADLVIGSVLIPGAKAPKLVTNELVARMKPGSVLVDIAVDQGGCFEDTHPTTHQEPTYKVHNTIFYCVANMPGAVPNTSTYALTNVTLRYAVSLANLGVKAAFDRDPALAAGLNIAAGHVAHHSVSEAHNLPLVKDWHELVSA; translated from the coding sequence ATGATCATCGGCGTCCCCAAAGAAATCAAGAACAACGAATTCCGGGTGGCCATCACCGCCGCCGGCGTCCACGAGTTCGGCACCCACGGCCACACCGTGCTGGTGGAACGCGGCGCAGGGCTGGGCTCAGGCATTACGGACGAGGAATACGCCATCGCCGGCGCCGAAATCGTCAACGAGGCTGACGACGTCTGGGCCCGCGCGGACATGGTCATGAAGGTCAAGGAACCCATCAAGGCCGAATACCACCGTTTCCGCAAGGGCCTGATCCTCTTCACCTACCTCCACCTCGCGGCCGAGCCCGAGCTCACCCGCGAACTCATCAACTCCGGCGTCACCGCCATTGCCTACGAAACCGTCCAGGAAGGCCGCACCCTGCCGCTGCTGGCCCCCATGTCCGAGGTGGCCGGCCGGCTCTCGGTCCAGGTAGGTGCCGCATCCCTCATGGCTCCCGCCGGCGGCAAGGGCGTGCTGCTCGGCGGCGTACCGGGCGTCCGGCCTGCCAAGGTTGTGGTTCTGGGTGCAGGTGTTGCGGGTACCAACGCCGCAGCGATGGCACTGGGCCTGGGCGCCGACGTGACCATCCTGGACATCAACATCAACCGCCTGCGCGAACTGGACGCCCAGTACCAGGGCCGGCTCAAGACGGTGGCGTCGAACAAGTACGAGATCGAAAAGTCCGTGGTGGACGCCGACCTGGTGATCGGCTCAGTCCTGATCCCGGGCGCCAAGGCCCCCAAACTGGTCACCAACGAACTCGTGGCACGCATGAAGCCCGGCTCAGTGCTGGTGGACATCGCCGTGGACCAGGGCGGCTGCTTCGAAGACACCCACCCCACCACACACCAGGAACCCACGTACAAGGTCCACAACACCATCTTCTACTGCGTGGCCAACATGCCCGGCGCCGTACCGAACACCTCCACCTACGCGCTGACCAACGTGACCCTGCGCTACGCCGTGTCCCTGGCCAACCTGGGCGTCAAGGCCGCCTTCGACCGCGACCCCGCCCTCGCCGCCGGCCTCAACATCGCCGCCGGCCACGTGGCACACCACTCCGTCTCCGAGGCGCACAACCTGCCGCTCGTAAAGGATTGGCACGAACTGGTCTCGGCCTAA